A genome region from Bradyrhizobium sp. WSM1417 includes the following:
- a CDS encoding malonyl-CoA synthase: MNQAANANLFSRLFDGLDDPKRLAIETHDRIRISYGDLIAKAGQMANVLIARGVKPGDRVAVQVEKSVANIVLYLATVRAGAVYLPLNTAYTLNELDYFIGDAEPSLVVCDPAKAEGLDPIAAKVKAKVETLGPDGKGSLTDAADKASSQFTTVSRANDDLAAILYTSGTTGRSKGAMLTHDNLASNSLSLVGFWRFTDKDVLIHALPIYHTHGLFVATNVTLFARASMIFLPKLDPDLIIKLMARATVLMGVPTFYTRLLQNAALSRETTQHMRLFISGSAPLLAETHREWSARTGHAVLERYGMTETNMNTSNPYDGERVPGAVGFPLPGVSVRVTDPETAKELPRDEIGMIEVKGPNVFKGYWRMPEKTKAEFRDDGFFITGDLGKIDAKGYVHILGRGKDLVISGGFNVYPKEIESEIDAMPGVIESAVIGVPHADFGEGVTAVLVCNKGADVTEAAVLKALDGRLAKFKMPKRVFVVDELPRNTMGKVQKNVLRDIYKDLYAKK; the protein is encoded by the coding sequence ATGAACCAAGCTGCCAACGCCAATCTGTTTTCCCGCCTGTTCGACGGCCTCGACGATCCGAAGCGCCTCGCGATCGAGACGCATGACCGCATCCGCATCAGCTATGGCGACCTGATCGCCAAGGCCGGGCAAATGGCGAATGTGCTGATCGCGCGCGGCGTCAAGCCGGGCGACCGCGTTGCGGTTCAGGTCGAGAAATCCGTGGCCAACATCGTGCTGTATTTGGCCACCGTGCGGGCCGGTGCGGTCTACCTGCCGCTCAACACCGCCTATACGCTGAACGAGCTCGACTATTTCATCGGCGATGCCGAGCCCTCGCTCGTGGTCTGCGATCCCGCCAAGGCGGAAGGGCTGGACCCGATCGCCGCCAAGGTAAAGGCCAAAGTCGAGACGCTCGGGCCTGACGGCAAGGGCTCGCTGACGGACGCCGCCGACAAGGCGAGCAGCCAATTCACCACAGTGTCGCGCGCAAACGACGATCTCGCCGCGATCCTCTACACGTCAGGCACCACCGGCCGCTCCAAGGGCGCGATGCTGACCCACGACAATCTGGCGTCGAACTCGCTCTCGCTCGTCGGCTTCTGGCGCTTCACCGACAAGGACGTATTGATCCACGCGCTGCCGATCTATCACACCCACGGCTTGTTCGTGGCGACCAACGTGACGCTGTTTGCGCGCGCGTCGATGATCTTCCTGCCGAAGCTCGACCCCGATCTGATCATCAAGCTGATGGCGCGCGCCACGGTGCTGATGGGCGTGCCGACGTTCTATACCCGGCTGCTCCAGAACGCTGCGCTGTCGCGCGAAACCACACAACACATGCGGCTGTTCATCTCGGGCTCGGCGCCGCTGCTGGCCGAAACCCATCGCGAATGGTCGGCGCGCACGGGGCATGCCGTGCTCGAGCGTTACGGCATGACCGAGACCAACATGAACACGTCGAATCCCTATGACGGCGAGCGCGTGCCCGGCGCCGTCGGCTTTCCGCTCCCCGGCGTCTCCGTGCGCGTCACCGACCCTGAAACGGCCAAGGAACTGCCGCGTGACGAAATCGGCATGATCGAGGTCAAGGGCCCGAACGTGTTTAAAGGCTATTGGCGCATGCCGGAGAAGACCAAGGCGGAATTCCGCGATGACGGCTTCTTCATCACCGGCGACCTCGGCAAGATCGACGCCAAGGGTTACGTCCACATTTTGGGACGAGGCAAGGATCTCGTCATCTCCGGCGGCTTCAACGTCTACCCGAAGGAAATCGAGAGCGAGATCGACGCCATGCCCGGCGTGATCGAATCCGCCGTGATCGGCGTACCCCACGCCGATTTCGGCGAGGGCGTCACGGCCGTGCTGGTCTGCAACAAGGGCGCGGACGTGACAGAGGCCGCGGTGCTGAAGGCGCTCGACGGGCGCTTGGCCAAGTTCAAGATGCCCAAACGCGTCTTCGTCGTCGACGAGCTGCCGCGCAACACCATGGGCAAGGTGCAGAAGAACGTGCTGCGCGATATTTACAAGGATCTTTACGCGAAGAAGTGA
- a CDS encoding succinate dehydrogenase iron-sulfur subunit produces the protein MVEFALPKNSKISGGKTWPKPAGATETREFRVYRWNPDDGKNPSVDTYYVDTQDCGPMVLDGLIWIKNNIDPSLTFRRSCREGVCGSCAMNIDGQNTLACTRSMHDVKDGAVKINPLPHQPVVKDLIPDLTNFYAQYASVEPWLKTTSPTPQKEWKQSHEDREKLDGLYECILCACCSTSCPSYWWNSERYLGPAALLQANRWVSDSRDEATGERLDNLEDPFRLYRCHTIMNCAKACPKGLNPAEAIAELKLKMVERQI, from the coding sequence ATGGTTGAATTCGCACTTCCGAAGAACTCAAAGATCAGCGGCGGCAAAACCTGGCCGAAGCCCGCGGGCGCGACTGAAACTCGCGAGTTCCGCGTCTATCGCTGGAATCCGGACGATGGCAAGAATCCCAGCGTCGACACCTATTACGTCGACACCCAGGATTGCGGGCCGATGGTGCTGGACGGCCTGATCTGGATCAAGAACAACATCGACCCGTCGCTGACCTTCCGCCGCTCCTGCCGCGAAGGCGTCTGCGGCTCCTGCGCGATGAACATCGACGGCCAGAACACGCTGGCCTGCACCCGCTCGATGCACGACGTCAAGGACGGCGCGGTGAAGATCAATCCGCTGCCACACCAGCCTGTCGTGAAGGACCTCATCCCCGACCTCACCAATTTCTATGCGCAGTACGCGTCGGTCGAGCCGTGGCTGAAGACGACCTCGCCGACGCCGCAGAAGGAATGGAAGCAGAGCCACGAGGACCGCGAGAAGCTCGACGGCCTCTACGAGTGCATCCTCTGCGCCTGCTGCTCGACCTCGTGCCCGAGCTATTGGTGGAATAGCGAGCGCTATCTCGGTCCCGCCGCGCTGCTCCAGGCCAACCGCTGGGTGTCGGATTCGCGGGATGAGGCCACCGGCGAGCGGCTCGACAATCTCGAGGATCCGTTCCGCCTCTATCGCTGCCACACCATCATGAACTGCGCCAAGGCCTGCCCGAAGGGCCTCAACCCGGCGGAAGCCATCGCCGAGCTCAAGCTCAAGATGGTCGAGCGCCAGATCTAG
- a CDS encoding sulfite exporter TauE/SafE family protein, which produces MIAGLDIKEIAELALLLIATGALSGFLAGVFGIGGGAILVPVFYECFRIAGVPLEVRMPLCIGTSLAVIIPTSIRSFQAHYKRGAVDLAILRVWWLPILIGVVTGSVVARYAPERLFKIVFVAVAWSAAVRLIFARESWKLGDDLPKGPLMRIYGFCVGILSTLMGIGGGLFSNLLMTFYGRPIHQAVATSSALAVLISIPGALGYIYAGWPAAAHYPGVAALQVPFALGYVSLIGAVLVMPMSLVTAPLGVRAAHAMSKRTLEVAFGCYLFIVGSRFVLSLLGGQ; this is translated from the coding sequence GTGATTGCAGGACTTGATATCAAGGAGATCGCCGAGCTCGCGCTGCTGCTGATCGCAACCGGCGCGCTCTCCGGATTTTTGGCCGGCGTGTTCGGCATTGGCGGCGGCGCGATTCTGGTGCCGGTGTTCTACGAGTGCTTCCGCATCGCCGGCGTGCCGCTGGAGGTGCGCATGCCGCTCTGCATCGGCACTTCGCTCGCTGTCATCATTCCGACCTCGATCCGTTCGTTCCAGGCGCATTATAAGCGCGGCGCCGTCGATCTTGCGATCCTTCGGGTCTGGTGGCTGCCGATCCTGATCGGCGTCGTCACCGGCAGCGTGGTCGCGCGCTACGCGCCGGAGCGGCTGTTCAAAATCGTGTTCGTCGCCGTCGCCTGGTCTGCCGCGGTACGGCTGATCTTCGCGCGCGAGAGCTGGAAGCTCGGCGATGATCTGCCGAAGGGCCCCTTGATGCGAATCTACGGCTTCTGCGTCGGGATCCTCTCGACATTGATGGGCATCGGCGGTGGATTGTTTTCGAATCTGCTGATGACGTTCTACGGCCGCCCGATCCATCAGGCAGTGGCGACATCGTCGGCGCTCGCGGTGCTGATCTCGATCCCCGGCGCGCTCGGCTACATCTATGCCGGCTGGCCTGCGGCCGCGCACTATCCCGGCGTTGCAGCCCTGCAAGTCCCATTCGCGCTTGGCTACGTCTCACTGATCGGCGCCGTGCTGGTGATGCCGATGAGCCTTGTGACAGCACCACTCGGTGTGAGAGCCGCGCATGCGATGTCCAAGCGAACGCTGGAGGTGGCGTTCGGGTGTTATCTGTTTATCGTCGGCAGCCGGTTTGTGCTGAGCTTGTTAGGCGGGCAGTGA
- a CDS encoding fasciclin domain-containing protein, with translation MSKRIAYLTAAAFSALAITATVVAPVRAEEKTVMVGGAAMFPSKNIVQNAVNSKDHTTLVAAVKAAGLVPTLEGKGPFTVFAPTNAAFGKLPAGTVETLVKPENKATLTKILTYHVVPGKLEASDLTDGKKMKTAEGEELTVKKMDGKVWIVDAKGGTSMVTISNVNQSNGVIHVVDTVLMPAT, from the coding sequence ATGTCGAAGCGTATTGCCTATCTCACCGCCGCAGCTTTCAGCGCGCTGGCCATCACCGCGACCGTCGTCGCGCCCGTCCGCGCCGAGGAAAAGACCGTCATGGTCGGCGGCGCCGCGATGTTCCCGTCCAAGAACATCGTCCAGAACGCCGTCAACTCGAAGGACCACACCACGCTGGTGGCGGCGGTGAAGGCAGCCGGCCTGGTGCCGACGCTGGAAGGCAAGGGCCCGTTCACGGTGTTCGCGCCGACCAACGCCGCCTTCGGCAAGCTGCCGGCCGGCACCGTCGAAACCCTGGTCAAGCCTGAGAACAAGGCGACGCTGACCAAGATCCTCACCTATCATGTGGTGCCCGGCAAGCTCGAGGCGTCCGACCTCACCGACGGCAAGAAGATGAAGACCGCCGAAGGCGAGGAGCTGACGGTGAAGAAGATGGACGGCAAGGTCTGGATCGTCGATGCCAAGGGCGGCACCTCGATGGTCACCATCTCCAACGTCAACCAGTCGAACGGTGTGATCCATGTGGTCGACACCGTGCTGATGCCGGCGACGTAA
- a CDS encoding SDR family oxidoreductase — MTKNGKRVAWVTGGGSGIGEAGAEALAADGWTVVVSGRRKDALDTVVAKITGAGGAAEAIALDVSVAAAAQKAADQIVAKHGRIDLLVNNAGINVPKRSWKDMELEGWDQLVQVNLNGVLYCMRAVLPTMRKQQDGSIINVSSWAGRHVSKMPGPAYTTTKHAVLALTHSFNMDECVNGLRACCLMPGEVATPILKLRPVVPSEEEQARMLQSEDLGRTIAFIASMPARVCINELLISPTHNRGFIQTPHNRD; from the coding sequence ATGACCAAAAACGGGAAACGCGTGGCCTGGGTGACAGGCGGGGGCAGTGGGATCGGAGAGGCCGGCGCCGAAGCGCTGGCGGCCGACGGCTGGACGGTGGTGGTCTCGGGCCGGCGCAAGGACGCCCTGGATACCGTGGTCGCGAAGATCACTGGGGCGGGCGGGGCCGCCGAGGCCATCGCGCTGGACGTGTCCGTCGCCGCCGCGGCCCAGAAGGCGGCCGATCAAATCGTCGCGAAGCACGGCCGGATCGACCTGCTGGTGAACAATGCCGGCATCAATGTCCCCAAGCGCAGCTGGAAGGACATGGAACTGGAGGGCTGGGACCAGCTGGTCCAGGTCAATCTCAACGGCGTGCTCTATTGCATGCGCGCGGTGCTGCCGACGATGCGCAAGCAGCAGGACGGCTCCATCATCAACGTCTCGTCCTGGGCCGGCCGCCACGTCTCGAAAATGCCGGGCCCGGCCTACACCACGACCAAGCATGCGGTGCTGGCGCTGACCCATTCCTTCAACATGGACGAATGCGTCAACGGCCTGCGCGCCTGCTGCCTGATGCCGGGCGAGGTGGCGACCCCGATCCTGAAGCTGCGCCCGGTGGTGCCGAGCGAGGAGGAGCAGGCCAGGATGCTGCAATCCGAAGATCTCGGCCGCACCATCGCGTTCATCGCGAGCATGCCGGCGCGGGTCTGCATCAACGAGCTCTTGATCAGCCCGACGCATAATCGCGGGTTCATTCAGACGCCGCACAACAGGGATTGA
- a CDS encoding hybrid sensor histidine kinase/response regulator produces the protein MQGAQRNSLRLLQWMMAASLALPIALFVIAASISYASTKAIADREIERTLDVAHEHALKVFETIDRSLAEVNEVVRGMPDDIIRAREPALHRRLKQLTDSLPQLKSAWIFDADGKSLVNSLASPPPAQSFADRDYFAAHVDQTIGSYIGVPLTPRQPYQGARFFGVSRRRSSDDGSFIGVIQASVLPEYFESFYARIGSDPGSFFAMGRTDGVVLAHLPRLDRDLRLDPNGPVGRSIAAQPEHGLITIAWPSDEVERRIGYRRIAEYPIYVSAGLETSAIRARWFATMGQHLVFGIPATALLFLLLAFAFRRTQHLQAEAAARREAEEALKHSQRLEALGQLTGGVAHDFNNLLTVIRASVDLLNRPQLSEERRQRYITAIADAVGRAAKLTSQLLAFARRQTLKPEVFDVGARLQSLHDMLATLLGPAIEIAMRLPAEPCLVNADASQFETALINMATNARDAMHGKGRIVFNVETAATIADTRAPVSGNPDLSGSQDLPGKQDLPGKHGFVGIAVSDTGIGIPATRLERIFEPFFTTKQVGHGTGLGLSQVFGFARQSGGEVTVTSEVGHGSTFSLYLPRVAPHLLPQRQAPNTAPAVAGSGMSVLLVEDNIELANFAADGLTELGYSITLVDNATDALAELVMDADRFDVVFSDIVMPGMTGLDLAQAVRERGIGVPVVLTTGYSEALSQDGKVDFELVQKPYAIDQLSRVLHRVARRRVRDGAAE, from the coding sequence GTGCAGGGCGCACAACGCAATTCGCTGAGATTACTGCAGTGGATGATGGCTGCGTCCCTGGCGCTGCCGATTGCGCTGTTCGTGATCGCCGCCTCGATCTCCTACGCCTCGACAAAAGCCATCGCAGACCGCGAGATCGAGCGCACCCTCGATGTCGCGCACGAGCACGCGCTCAAGGTGTTCGAGACCATCGACCGCAGCCTCGCCGAGGTCAACGAGGTGGTGCGCGGCATGCCCGACGACATCATCCGCGCGCGCGAACCGGCCCTGCACCGCCGCCTGAAGCAGCTGACCGATTCGCTGCCGCAGCTGAAATCGGCATGGATCTTCGATGCGGACGGAAAGTCACTGGTCAACAGCCTGGCCTCGCCGCCGCCGGCGCAGAGCTTTGCGGACCGCGACTACTTTGCGGCCCATGTCGACCAGACCATCGGCAGCTACATCGGCGTTCCCCTGACGCCGCGCCAGCCGTATCAGGGCGCGCGCTTCTTCGGGGTCAGCCGCCGCCGCAGCTCCGACGACGGCAGCTTCATCGGCGTGATCCAGGCCTCTGTCCTGCCGGAATATTTCGAGAGCTTTTACGCCAGAATCGGCTCCGATCCCGGCAGCTTCTTCGCGATGGGACGCACCGACGGCGTGGTGCTGGCGCATCTTCCGCGGCTGGACCGCGACCTCAGGCTCGATCCTAACGGGCCGGTCGGCCGGAGCATCGCAGCTCAGCCCGAGCATGGCCTCATCACCATCGCCTGGCCATCGGACGAGGTCGAGCGGCGCATCGGCTACCGACGCATCGCCGAGTATCCGATCTATGTCAGCGCGGGGCTGGAGACCTCGGCAATCCGCGCGCGCTGGTTCGCCACCATGGGCCAGCATCTGGTGTTCGGCATTCCCGCCACCGCGCTGCTGTTTCTGCTGCTGGCTTTCGCGTTCCGGCGCACGCAGCATCTCCAAGCCGAGGCCGCCGCGCGGCGCGAAGCCGAGGAGGCGCTGAAGCACAGCCAGCGCCTGGAGGCGCTCGGCCAGCTCACCGGCGGCGTCGCGCACGACTTCAACAACCTCCTGACCGTGATTCGCGCCTCGGTCGACCTGCTGAACCGGCCGCAGCTGAGCGAGGAGCGGCGCCAGCGCTACATCACCGCCATCGCGGACGCGGTCGGGCGCGCGGCCAAGCTGACATCGCAGCTGCTCGCCTTTGCCCGGCGCCAGACCCTGAAGCCGGAGGTGTTCGACGTTGGCGCGCGGCTGCAGTCGCTGCACGACATGCTTGCGACGTTGCTCGGACCCGCGATCGAAATCGCGATGCGGCTTCCGGCCGAGCCCTGCCTCGTCAATGCCGATGCAAGCCAGTTCGAGACGGCGTTGATCAACATGGCGACCAATGCACGCGATGCCATGCACGGCAAGGGCAGGATCGTCTTCAACGTCGAGACCGCGGCGACCATCGCGGACACGCGGGCTCCCGTCTCGGGCAACCCTGATCTTTCAGGCAGCCAAGACCTTCCTGGCAAACAAGACCTTCCTGGCAAACACGGCTTCGTCGGCATTGCCGTCAGCGACACCGGCATCGGCATTCCGGCTACGCGGCTCGAGCGCATCTTCGAACCGTTCTTCACCACCAAGCAGGTCGGCCACGGCACCGGTCTCGGCCTGTCGCAGGTGTTCGGCTTCGCCCGCCAGTCCGGCGGCGAGGTGACAGTCACCAGCGAGGTGGGCCACGGCAGCACCTTCTCGCTCTATCTGCCGCGCGTGGCGCCGCATTTGCTGCCGCAGCGGCAGGCACCGAACACGGCCCCGGCCGTGGCCGGCAGCGGCATGTCGGTGCTGCTGGTCGAGGACAATATCGAGCTCGCCAATTTCGCGGCCGACGGCCTCACCGAGCTCGGCTACAGCATCACGCTGGTCGACAATGCAACCGACGCACTCGCCGAGCTTGTCATGGATGCCGATCGCTTCGATGTCGTCTTCTCGGACATCGTGATGCCTGGGATGACCGGGCTCGATCTCGCGCAGGCGGTCCGCGAGCGCGGCATCGGCGTGCCGGTGGTGCTGACCACGGGCTACAGCGAGGCGCTGTCCCAGGACGGCAAGGTCGATTTCGAGCTCGTGCAAAAGCCCTACGCGATTGATCAGCTATCGCGCGTGCTGCACCGGGTCGCGCGGCGCCGGGTGCGCGACGGCGCCGCCGAGTGA
- the sdhA gene encoding succinate dehydrogenase flavoprotein subunit — MPTGTSATDTNGKANGAPATNGKAYPIEDHTYDVVVVGAGGAGLRAVVGCSEAGLRTACITKVFPTRSHTVAAQGGISASLGNMHKDDWRWHMYDTVKGSDWLGDQDAIEYMVRNAPEAVYELEHWGVPFSRTEDGKIYQRPFGGMTLDYGKGQAQRTCAAADRTGHAMLHTMYGQSLRHAAEFFIEFFAIDLIMDDQGTCRGVIALKLDDGTLHRFRAQSVILATGGYGRAYASCTSAHTCTGDGGGMVLRAGLPMQDMEFVQFHPTGIYGSGCLVTEGARGEGGYLVNSEGERFMERYAPSAKDLASRDVVSRAMTIEIREGRGVGKKKDHIFLHLDHLDPAVLAERLPGISESAKIFANVDVTREPIPIVPTVHYNMGGIPTNYHGEVLTKKNGDDNAIIPGLMAIGEAACVSVHGANRLGSNSLIDLVVFGRAVALRLAEKLTPNASQPELPANSSDLALGRLDHYRYASGGTPTAKLREGMQHVMQNNCAVFRTGDILSEGQNLIEKVHSGITDIAVSDRSLVWNSDLIETLEFDNLIAQAVVTMNSAANRTESRGAHAREDFSERDDKNWMKHTLAWLEDSGKVKIEYRPVHDYTMTNDVQYIPPKARVY, encoded by the coding sequence ATGCCAACCGGAACATCGGCCACAGATACCAATGGCAAGGCCAACGGCGCTCCCGCCACCAACGGCAAAGCCTATCCGATCGAAGACCACACCTATGACGTCGTCGTAGTCGGTGCCGGCGGCGCGGGCTTGCGCGCCGTGGTCGGCTGCAGCGAAGCCGGTCTCCGCACCGCCTGCATCACCAAAGTGTTTCCGACTCGCTCGCACACCGTCGCGGCGCAGGGCGGCATCTCGGCGTCCCTCGGCAACATGCACAAGGATGACTGGCGCTGGCACATGTACGACACCGTGAAGGGGTCGGACTGGCTGGGCGACCAGGACGCGATCGAATACATGGTGCGCAACGCACCCGAGGCCGTCTACGAGCTCGAGCACTGGGGCGTGCCGTTCTCGCGCACCGAAGACGGCAAGATCTACCAGCGTCCGTTCGGCGGCATGACGCTGGACTACGGCAAGGGCCAGGCGCAGCGCACCTGCGCCGCCGCCGACCGCACCGGCCACGCCATGCTGCACACGATGTACGGCCAGTCGCTGCGCCACGCCGCCGAGTTCTTCATCGAGTTCTTTGCCATCGACCTGATCATGGACGACCAGGGCACCTGCCGCGGCGTCATCGCGCTCAAGCTCGACGACGGCACGCTGCACCGCTTCCGCGCCCAGTCCGTGATTCTGGCGACCGGGGGCTACGGCCGCGCCTATGCGTCCTGCACCTCGGCGCACACCTGCACCGGCGATGGCGGCGGCATGGTGCTGCGCGCCGGCCTGCCGATGCAGGACATGGAGTTCGTGCAGTTCCACCCGACCGGCATCTACGGCTCGGGCTGTCTCGTCACCGAAGGCGCGCGCGGCGAAGGCGGCTATCTCGTCAACTCCGAGGGCGAGCGCTTCATGGAACGCTATGCGCCGTCGGCGAAGGATCTCGCTTCGCGCGACGTCGTCTCGCGCGCGATGACCATCGAGATTCGGGAGGGGCGCGGCGTCGGCAAGAAGAAGGACCATATCTTCCTTCATCTCGACCATCTCGATCCCGCCGTGCTGGCCGAGCGCCTGCCGGGCATCTCGGAATCCGCAAAGATCTTCGCCAATGTCGACGTGACGCGCGAGCCGATCCCGATCGTGCCGACCGTGCACTACAACATGGGCGGCATCCCCACGAACTATCACGGCGAGGTCCTGACCAAGAAGAACGGCGACGACAACGCCATCATCCCCGGTCTGATGGCGATCGGCGAAGCCGCCTGTGTCTCCGTGCACGGCGCCAATCGCCTTGGCTCCAACTCGCTGATCGATCTCGTCGTGTTCGGCCGCGCCGTGGCGCTGCGCCTCGCCGAGAAGCTCACGCCGAACGCCAGCCAGCCGGAGCTGCCGGCGAATTCGTCCGACCTGGCGCTCGGCCGGCTCGACCACTACCGCTACGCCTCCGGCGGCACGCCGACCGCGAAGCTGCGCGAAGGCATGCAGCACGTGATGCAGAACAATTGCGCGGTGTTCCGCACCGGCGACATCCTGAGCGAAGGCCAGAACCTGATCGAGAAGGTCCACAGCGGCATCACCGACATCGCCGTGTCCGACCGCTCGCTGGTGTGGAATTCCGACCTCATCGAGACGCTCGAATTCGACAATCTGATCGCGCAGGCGGTGGTGACGATGAACTCGGCCGCCAACCGCACCGAGAGCCGCGGCGCGCATGCCCGCGAGGACTTCTCCGAGCGCGACGACAAGAACTGGATGAAGCACACGCTCGCCTGGCTGGAAGATTCCGGCAAGGTCAAGATCGAGTACCGCCCGGTTCACGACTACACCATGACCAACGACGTCCAGTACATCCCGCCGAAAGCTCGCGTTTACTAA
- a CDS encoding cytochrome b/b6 domain-containing protein, giving the protein MSSLTVTDEQVSAAPAKVIQPAWVRVMHWINALAMILMILSGWQIYNASPLFGFSFPRDYTLGGWLGGGLLWHFAAMWLLMINGLAYLVTGFATGRFRKKLLPITPSGVLHDVRAALTFKLGHADLTVYNYVQRVLYAGIILVGILIVLSGLGMWKPVQLHWLVSLFGDYPTARYIHFFCMAAICAFLVIHVLLALLVPKSLRAMIIGR; this is encoded by the coding sequence ATGTCGAGCCTCACAGTCACCGACGAGCAGGTCAGCGCCGCCCCGGCCAAAGTGATCCAGCCGGCCTGGGTCCGGGTCATGCACTGGATCAACGCCCTCGCCATGATCCTGATGATCCTGTCGGGCTGGCAGATCTACAACGCCTCGCCGCTGTTCGGCTTCAGCTTTCCGCGCGACTACACGCTCGGCGGCTGGCTCGGTGGCGGCCTGCTCTGGCACTTTGCGGCGATGTGGCTGTTGATGATCAACGGCCTTGCCTATCTCGTCACCGGTTTTGCCACCGGCCGCTTCCGGAAAAAACTGCTGCCGATCACCCCGTCCGGCGTGCTCCACGATGTCAGGGCTGCGCTGACTTTCAAGCTCGGCCATGCCGATCTCACCGTCTACAATTACGTCCAGCGCGTGCTCTATGCCGGCATCATATTGGTCGGCATCCTGATCGTGCTGTCGGGCCTTGGGATGTGGAAACCCGTGCAATTGCACTGGCTCGTGTCCCTGTTCGGCGATTATCCGACCGCGCGCTACATCCATTTCTTCTGCATGGCCGCGATCTGCGCCTTCCTCGTCATTCACGTTTTACTCGCGCTGCTGGTGCCGAAGAGCCTGCGCGCGATGATCATCGGCCGTTGA
- the sdhC gene encoding succinate dehydrogenase, cytochrome b556 subunit, whose amino-acid sequence MTARIERPLSPHIQTYRWTLTMALSIVHRATGIALYAGTLLLAWWLIATASGPAAYSHVQAFTGSIIGRLIVFGFTWALMHHMLSGIRHFVWDLGYGFKANEREALTWGALIGGIGLTVLVWIIAYAIGGGR is encoded by the coding sequence ATGACCGCACGGATCGAACGACCGCTTTCACCGCACATTCAGACCTACCGCTGGACCCTGACGATGGCGCTCTCCATCGTCCATCGCGCCACCGGAATTGCCCTCTACGCCGGAACGCTGCTGCTGGCCTGGTGGCTGATTGCGACCGCCTCGGGCCCGGCCGCCTATAGCCACGTCCAGGCTTTCACCGGCAGCATCATCGGCCGGCTGATCGTGTTCGGCTTCACCTGGGCGCTGATGCACCACATGCTCAGCGGCATCCGGCATTTCGTCTGGGACCTCGGCTACGGCTTCAAGGCCAATGAGCGCGAAGCGTTGACCTGGGGCGCGTTGATCGGCGGCATCGGGCTCACGGTCCTCGTCTGGATCATCGCCTACGCGATCGGAGGCGGACGATGA
- the sdhD gene encoding succinate dehydrogenase, hydrophobic membrane anchor protein, whose product MSFDESHGAPKGSSMRTPLGRVRNLGAAHSGTSDFWRQRITGVAMTLLMIPVIVIMMMLLGRNQAGAAQILGSLPIAVILLLFIFASAWHMKIGMQVVIEDYIHNEKLKLISIMLNNFFSFAVALASTYAMLKLSSGV is encoded by the coding sequence ATGAGTTTCGACGAATCCCACGGCGCTCCGAAGGGCTCCTCGATGCGCACCCCGCTCGGCCGCGTGCGCAATCTCGGCGCGGCGCATTCGGGCACGTCCGATTTCTGGCGCCAGCGCATCACCGGCGTCGCCATGACGCTGCTGATGATCCCCGTGATCGTGATCATGATGATGCTGCTCGGCCGCAACCAGGCCGGCGCCGCACAGATCCTGGGCTCGCTGCCGATCGCGGTGATCCTGCTGCTCTTCATCTTCGCCAGCGCCTGGCACATGAAGATCGGCATGCAGGTCGTAATCGAGGACTACATCCATAACGAGAAGCTGAAGCTCATCTCGATCATGCTCAACAACTTCTTCTCGTTCGCCGTGGCGCTGGCCTCGACCTACGCGATGCTGAAACTTTCCTCCGGAGTCTAA